GCTAAAACTTTAGACGATAGTAGTGTAAATCAATCAATTTTGAATATCAAAAAACCTAACTTGAAAAAACAACCAGAAACAAAAGAAACAGTAGTTAATAAACCTACAAAAGAGATAAAATCAACAACAACTGACGATGATGAATGGGCAAGTTTTTAAAACTTGTCCTTACAAATTTTTTAATATCTTTTCATAATCTTTCAAAGAGTGAAAATTCACCTCTTTTGTATTTAATAAAATAGTTTTTCCTATATGTTCTAGTTTTGTAAACTTTGTAATATTTGGAACTGGGTCTTCTTTATTTACAAAACGAAAAATCTTAAAACTATTTTCATAATAGTCACAAAACTCTTTTTTTGCAATTGGAGGAGCTCCAAAAGTAAAAATAGAGAGATTTTTTTTGTTTATTCCCTCATCATAAAAATAACATCCAACTATAGTTGCTATGGCTCCACCTAAACTATGCCCACATAAAAAGAGTTCATAGTTATTATTTATAAATTGAATATCTGCTAAAAAATCTATTTGTCTATCATCTTTTTTTGATTTAACTGATTTTCTAAAAATTTTGAAACTTCTATAAAATCCTGAATGTACACACTTTTTAAATTTATTATGAGTAGAGTATTTTAAACTAAAATTTGTAAGCCAATCCTCTTTTTCTTGACTTCCCCTAAATATAATAGAAATTTGCCCTTTTTCATTTTCTTTTGATTTTTTTATGGCAACGATAAATTGCAAATCGATTAAATCATACTTTGACCTAAGTTTAAAAAATATCTTTTTTAAAAGATTATTTGAAATCTTTTTGTGATTTTTTTTATCAAAAAAATAAACTTCATCATAAGCATATTTTGTTTTTATTTCATTTTCAACTCTACTTATATCATCAAAATAGGCTAATTGAGATAATTTTAAAAAGATGTTTGTTTCATCTACTATTTCTTTAGTCAAACTTTTCATTGTGTTTCTACGAATTAAAATGTCTATACAATTCCTTAGACATATTTTCTACTAAATATGATTTAAAAGAGTTATCTGTAAAAATCTTATTAAAAATCTCCTCATTTGTACTTCTTTTATCCAATATCATTTTCAAAAAATACCCTTTTTTAAACTGTTCTTCAAACTCTTCATAACTATTTACTTTTGCTATATCTTTTAAATCTTCATTTTGTTTATGTGCTTCAAGCGGTTGGTCAAAAAAAGCCAATCTATCCTCATCACTTAAATCAAGTCCAAATAAATCATTAATTCTTTGAATTAAACTATTTAAATCAACCTCTTCTTTCTCTTTTTTTCTACTTCCACCTGATGAAAAACCTTTTAAATCTTTTTCATCACCCTTTTGTAAAGATATATCTTCTCCGTTTGTTTCATCACCATTCATTCTTTTTAGTTTATAAAAATCAAGGCTAAGTAAATTATCAAGTTCAACTTTACTTATCATATCTTTTGGAAATTTTTTAATAAGCCCACCAAGATAAATATACATCTCATAAAGTGCTGTTTTTTTAATAGGATAAATCTGTATTAAAAAATTATAAGCTCTAAAAAACTTAATAACATAAGTCTTAAATTCATCTTGTTTTTCAATCTCTTTTATCTTTTTAAATCGCTCTATTGCTACATTTACAAGATTATCCATATTTGCTATATCATTTGAATCTCTTTGCTCTTTTAAATAAAGTTTACAATACTCTTTAACCTCTTCTTCATAACAGATATGAAACTCATCAATTTTATGATAAAACTCAAATACAATATTTGGGTCTGTCATTTCTTCAATATTTGAACTTGTATAATATCTACTAAAAGAGTCTCTTATCGTATCAACATCATTTACAAAATCCAATACAAAAGTATTATCTTTGTTTTTTGTAACTCTATTAAGTCTTGAAAGAGTTTGAACTGCTGTTACACCATTTAGCATTTTATCCACATACATAGCACAAAGTTTTGGCTGGTCAAAACCTGTTTGGTATTTATCAGCAACAATCAAAAACTTAATACTATCAACGCTATCAAAAACCTCAGGTAGTTCACTCTCTTTTATAGCATTTAGACTCTCTTCAGTGTATTTAACTTCATCAATTTCTAGTTCTCCTGAAAAGGCAATAAGAGATTTAACACTTGGATAATGTGTTGCTAAATATTCATCAAAAGCCAATTTATATTTTAATGCATGAAGTCTTGAACTCGTAACTACCATCGCTTTAGCTCTGTTTTTTAGCCAAAAAACTCTATTTGTCATAAAATCTTCAACAATAGTTTCTACTTTTTGTTTGATATTATGTTCATGTAGATTTATAAAACTTCCAATAGCTTTATTTGCTCCTCTTTTTTCAAAGATTGGATTATCTTTTATCTTTTTTCCTATTTTAAAATATGTATCACTTATCATATAGTTTTTAAGTGGGTCAAGTATAAATCCCTCTTCAATAGCTTGTCGCATAGAATAAAGATGAAATTCATGTGGTTTTCCATCATCACCAACTCTTCCAAAAATTTGCATAGTTTTATCTTTTGGAGTTGCTGTAAATGCAAAAAAGCTCAAATGCCTTGTATCTGTGATAGCTTCAAGCATTTTATTTACATCATCTTCACTATTTGTTTCGTATTTTTTATCAAACTCTTTTGCCTCATCCAAATCTTTTCCACTAAGTGCTAATTTCAAATAATTTATATTTTCTCCACTTGTACTAGAGTGTGCTTCATCTATAATAATTGCATAATTATTTTTATCTAAACTATCTATTTTTTTATAAGCATAGGCAAATTTTTGAATAGTTGTTATGATAATCTTTGCTTTCTTTTGCAACGCAAGAGCTAAATCATTTGAGTTTTTATTTTTATCTATTTTTACAACGATTCCTTTTGTTTTATCAAGTTGATAAATAGCATCTTGTAACTGTTTATCTAAAACTTTTCTATCAGTTATAACTATCACACTATCAAAAATAAGATTTTCGTTTTCATCGTGAAGTTTTGAAAGTCTATGAGCCAACCACGAAATAGAGTTTGTTTTTCCACTTCCTGCACTATGTTGGATTAGATATTTTTTCCCTTGTTTTTCCTCTTTAACTCTTTTTTCTACTTTTTTTACAACATCAAGTTGATGGTATCTTGGAAATATTGCTATTTTTTTGTTTGGGTCTTTTTCATCTTCTTGAATAAAATAAAAATTTCTAAAAATATCTAAAAGTGAATCTTGAAGCAAAATCTCTTCCCATAAGTAATAAGTTCTAAATTTTCCTTCAACTATTGGATTTCCAGCACCTTGCTCAAAACCTTTATTAAATGGTAAAAAGAAAGTATCTTCTCCTTTAAGCTCAGTTGTCATACTTACTTCATCATTATCAACTGCAAAATATATCAATGTTCTTGTGTTAAATTCACTTAGTTTACTTCGATAACTTCTATCAAGTTTAAATTGCTCTTTTCCATTTTCAATATTTTGTCCAGTAAATTTATTTTTTAATTCAATTACAACTATTGGAAAACCATTTAAAAAAATTACCAAATCGATAGAAGTTTTAGCACTCTCTTCAAAGTAAAGTTGGCGTGTTAGTGAAAAGATATTTGAGTTATAAAGCTTTAGTGTTTCTTGATTTTTATTGTTGTTTGGTTTAAAATAAACAAGCCTTAAATTTGAAGATAAAGAGTAATCTTCAACACCTTCTCTTAAAACTCTTATCAAACCTTTTTGTTTGATATTCGTATCAATCATATCAAGAAGTTTTTCTTCCCAGTTTGTAGGACGAAATTTTTTAAACTCTTCCAAAAGCTCACTTTGAGTTGTTTCTAAGAATCTAAAAAGTTCTATTTTATTTATACAACTTTTTCTATCAAAATCACTACTAACACTTTGGGCAAACCCACTTTTTATAAGTGAATTTTGAATCGCTTCTTCTATATCTTTTTCTTTTATATGTGCCATATTCTAACCTTTGATTTGATACTTTTCTTTTGCGTTTTGGATTGCTTTATGAAGTCGTTTTTCAAACTCCTCTTTTGGTGGCAAAATCGTAAGATATTTAGCCACATGAATATCACTTTTTTCTAGTTCAAGAAGTTCTATTTGTTCTTGATTTTTATCACTACAAAGTATGATTCCCAAAGGTGTGTTTTCATCTTCTTCTTTTTCATACTTTTCTAAGTATTTCAAATACAACTCCATTTGCCCTTTATACTCTGCTTTAAATTTTCCTAGCTTTAAATCAAGTGCTATAAGTCTTTTTAGTTTTCGATTATAAAAAAGTAAATCTATATAAAAGTCATCTTCTCCAATTTGAACTCTTTTTTGTCGTGCTATAAAAGAAAATCCATTTCCAAGCTCCAAAATAAAGTTTTCAATATCTCTTAAAATCGCATCTTCTAAATCTTTTTCCAAATATCTATCATTTAGTTCTAAAAAGTCTAAAACATAAGGGTCTTTTAAAACCATATTAGGAGTTACAACTCCCTCTTTTAGTTTTTCTATTTCATAAGATATAAGTTCATCAGGCTTTTTTGATAAAACTGTTCTTTCATATAACATTGAGTCAATTCTATCATTTAGAGTTCTTGTACTCCACTTATCAAGTTTTGCCATTTCTATATAAAATGTTCTTTTTAACTCATCTTCAATTGTTATTAAACTTCTTATATGTGTCCATGTCAATTGTGTACTCAGTGAGTACACAATCTTTTCATCACTAAAAACTTTATAAAATTTAATCATATGAAAAATATTTCTTTTTGAAAAACTACTTCCAAACTCTGCTACCAATTGTCTACTCACTGAGTGTACAATCTCATTTCCATAATCTGCCCTTGAGTTTTTAAGTATATCTTCATTGATTTTAAAACCTATTTGCCAATACATCAAAGTCAAAGATGAATTTACACTAATAGCAACTTGTTCTTTTGTAGATGCTATTAAAGATTTCAATTCAACAACTAAGTTTTTATTTTCTATTAGTTCACTCAAATTTGACTCCTTTTTTATTATAAAACTTCGATTTTCCCTGTAACTGTTTGGCTAATAAATGCCTCTTTTGCCTCTTTTAGTTTTGTGATACTCTGTTTTGTTTTTTCAATAGTATTATCAAAATGGATAAGTTTTTCATCTAGGTATTTTGATATTTTTTGTTGTTCTTCTAATGATGGTAAAACAATTTTAAAATTATT
The genomic region above belongs to Arcobacter ellisii and contains:
- a CDS encoding lipase family protein — encoded protein: MTKEIVDETNIFLKLSQLAYFDDISRVENEIKTKYAYDEVYFFDKKNHKKISNNLLKKIFFKLRSKYDLIDLQFIVAIKKSKENEKGQISIIFRGSQEKEDWLTNFSLKYSTHNKFKKCVHSGFYRSFKIFRKSVKSKKDDRQIDFLADIQFINNNYELFLCGHSLGGAIATIVGCYFYDEGINKKNLSIFTFGAPPIAKKEFCDYYENSFKIFRFVNKEDPVPNITKFTKLEHIGKTILLNTKEVNFHSLKDYEKILKNL
- a CDS encoding type I restriction endonuclease subunit R, whose product is MAHIKEKDIEEAIQNSLIKSGFAQSVSSDFDRKSCINKIELFRFLETTQSELLEEFKKFRPTNWEEKLLDMIDTNIKQKGLIRVLREGVEDYSLSSNLRLVYFKPNNNKNQETLKLYNSNIFSLTRQLYFEESAKTSIDLVIFLNGFPIVVIELKNKFTGQNIENGKEQFKLDRSYRSKLSEFNTRTLIYFAVDNDEVSMTTELKGEDTFFLPFNKGFEQGAGNPIVEGKFRTYYLWEEILLQDSLLDIFRNFYFIQEDEKDPNKKIAIFPRYHQLDVVKKVEKRVKEEKQGKKYLIQHSAGSGKTNSISWLAHRLSKLHDENENLIFDSVIVITDRKVLDKQLQDAIYQLDKTKGIVVKIDKNKNSNDLALALQKKAKIIITTIQKFAYAYKKIDSLDKNNYAIIIDEAHSSTSGENINYLKLALSGKDLDEAKEFDKKYETNSEDDVNKMLEAITDTRHLSFFAFTATPKDKTMQIFGRVGDDGKPHEFHLYSMRQAIEEGFILDPLKNYMISDTYFKIGKKIKDNPIFEKRGANKAIGSFINLHEHNIKQKVETIVEDFMTNRVFWLKNRAKAMVVTSSRLHALKYKLAFDEYLATHYPSVKSLIAFSGELEIDEVKYTEESLNAIKESELPEVFDSVDSIKFLIVADKYQTGFDQPKLCAMYVDKMLNGVTAVQTLSRLNRVTKNKDNTFVLDFVNDVDTIRDSFSRYYTSSNIEEMTDPNIVFEFYHKIDEFHICYEEEVKEYCKLYLKEQRDSNDIANMDNLVNVAIERFKKIKEIEKQDEFKTYVIKFFRAYNFLIQIYPIKKTALYEMYIYLGGLIKKFPKDMISKVELDNLLSLDFYKLKRMNGDETNGEDISLQKGDEKDLKGFSSGGSRKKEKEEVDLNSLIQRINDLFGLDLSDEDRLAFFDQPLEAHKQNEDLKDIAKVNSYEEFEEQFKKGYFLKMILDKRSTNEEIFNKIFTDNSFKSYLVENMSKELYRHFNS
- a CDS encoding PDDEXK nuclease domain-containing protein, which encodes MSELIENKNLVVELKSLIASTKEQVAISVNSSLTLMYWQIGFKINEDILKNSRADYGNEIVHSVSRQLVAEFGSSFSKRNIFHMIKFYKVFSDEKIVYSLSTQLTWTHIRSLITIEDELKRTFYIEMAKLDKWSTRTLNDRIDSMLYERTVLSKKPDELISYEIEKLKEGVVTPNMVLKDPYVLDFLELNDRYLEKDLEDAILRDIENFILELGNGFSFIARQKRVQIGEDDFYIDLLFYNRKLKRLIALDLKLGKFKAEYKGQMELYLKYLEKYEKEEDENTPLGIILCSDKNQEQIELLELEKSDIHVAKYLTILPPKEEFEKRLHKAIQNAKEKYQIKG